From a region of the Lactuca sativa cultivar Salinas chromosome 4, Lsat_Salinas_v11, whole genome shotgun sequence genome:
- the LOC111887750 gene encoding GATA transcription factor 5, giving the protein MECIEAKALKSSFLKEFGSKSTQQTLFEDLWCVAGIDNVVNVSPDEFSVDDLLDLSDKDFNNSDGGCFEEYSEEDEEKDSMISSHFSSTGDLVSLPAGEIHLPVDDMENLEWLSQIVDDSTSEFSLSFPPTNLKKTVKFTMNRHEPVRPVIPSFTVLGLSYPVPRKCRSKRSKKTGQVWSGLTESSMDTSSSYDSSTTMHSLNPVQIIQSIFNFQTPPTKKHKKNTGTAIASDLNGCITQRRCTHCQVQKTPQWRTGPLGPKTLCNACGVRFKSGRLYPEYRPASSPTFSGDLHSNSHRKVLEMRKKKETEPDFSFGFDSFSC; this is encoded by the exons ATGGAGTGCATTGAAGCAAAAGCATTGAAATCGAGTTTTCTTAAGGAATTTGGCTCGAAATCAACCCAACAAACCTTGTTTGAAGATTTATGGTGTGTTGCCGGAATCGATAACGTTGTTAATGTTTCCCCTGATGAATTTTCCGTGGATGATTTGTTGGACCTCTCCGACAAGGATTTTAATAATTCCGATGGTGGGTGTTTTGAAGAGTATTCCGAGGAAGACGAAGAGAAGGATTCGATGATTTCTAGCCACTTTTCAAGTACCGGTGACCTTGTCTCTCTTCCCGCCGGCGAAATTCACCTTCCG GTTGACGACATGGAAAACCTTGAATGGTTATCACAAATTGTGGATGATTCCACATCGGAATTTTCGCTTTCATTCCCGCCGACGAATTTGAAGAAGACCGTGAAATTCACCATGAACCGGCACGAACCGGTAAGACCGGTGATTCCAAGTTTTACCGTTTTGGGATTATCGTACCCAGTACCTCGAAAGTGCAGAAGCAAACGGTCCAAGAAAACCGGCCAAGTTTGGTCCGGTTTGACAGAGTCATCCATGGACACCTCATCTTCCTATGACTCGTCCACCACTATGCATTCCCTAAACCCGGTTCAAATCATACAATCAATTTTCAATTTCCAAACCCCACCAACAAAAAAGCATAAGAAAAATACGGGTACCGCGATTGCATCCGATTTAAATGGATGTATAACGCAACGACGGTGTACACATTGTCAGGTTCAGAAAACCCCTCAGTGGCGAACTGGTCCTTTAGGACCGAAGACATTGTGTAATGCCTGTGGAGTTCGGTTCAAATCCGGTCGTCTGTATCCTGAGTACAGACCGGCTTCTAGTCCAACATTTTCTGGTGATTTGCATTCTAACAGTCACCGAAAAGTGTTGGAAATGAGAAAGAAGAAGGAAACTGAACCggattttagttttggttttgatAGTTTTTCATGTTAG